A genomic stretch from Hemibagrus wyckioides isolate EC202008001 linkage group LG20, SWU_Hwy_1.0, whole genome shotgun sequence includes:
- the eps15l1b gene encoding epidermal growth factor receptor substrate 15-like 1 isoform X6: MAALMSLTQISNGNPAYETFYRQVDPGNMGKVGAAEAAQFLKRSGLSDSTLSKIWDLSDRDGKGYLDKRGFFIALRLVASAQSGGDVSLTCLNQTMSIPAPKFRDTASPSLILPTSSGDSTWAVKFDEKVKYDSIFQSLLPINGLLSGDKVKPVLINSNLPLDVLGKIWDLSDIDKDGHLDKEEFAVAMHLVYRAREKEPVPSILPTSMIPPSKRKKSAVALAGSVPVLPSSPFLLKENLRPTVPLSKSPLTITSNLSPSNSFRSSSPSPSPSPAPQLSVSANWVVPQDDREQYEEIFELADSDFDGMVGGGEVKDIFINSGLPQSVLAHIWSLADTKSVGKLTKEQFCLAMYLIHQRVKGVEPPQTLSPDMIPPSERGSAASTAISSEISTPVGFELTGLSNMSREVISAVVPVELTGNKELDEIIQEIAQLQSEKRSIEQEIRQKEEALRQKSSEVHGMQVNLEQENSSVKELERQTLDAQSRLQDMEQQRSKLESKVNEAKFKVQEESSKISSLQSQIISQESTQQTQEKDLNRTKTDLYCLEQEEKQLEENLSVGKAKLDTILKLLKTSQNEMDEVREEMSQIQDSQKELNKTIERFDKVLNGSTISLAEIDQLLAEEGTVLNTTVEDSSFKSRLAMFNNNAAPSYNVDPFQTEDPFKSDPFNKADPFGGDPFKQSDPFRDPFSSSDRFSRNPTSKASPFGRQGNVTSAGSSKFKGSDPFAPTDPFDSFGGNGGFADFGNMSKGSSGNPIGRKPTYPLPPPKKPVPARPAPPPYVRK, encoded by the exons ATATCAAATGGAAACCCAGCGTATGAAACCTTCTACAGACAG GTGGACCCAGGAAACATGGGTAAAGTTGGTGCAGCTGAAGCAGCGCAGTTTTTGAAGCGGTCAGGACTTTCAGACAGTACTCTGAGCAAG ATCTGGGATTTGTCAGACCGGGACGGAAAGGGCTACTTGGACAAGCGG GGTTTCTTTATTGCGCTAAGGCTTGTGGCTTCGGCTCAGAGCGGTGGTGATGTCAGTCTGACCTGCCTGAACCAGACCATGTCAATTCCTGCTCCTAAATTC AGGGACACAGCCAGCCCTTCTCTCATACTACCAACATCTTCCGGTGACTCCACATGGGCAGTGAAG tTTGATGAAAAGGTGAAGTACGACAGCATATTCCAGAGTCTCTTGCCCATCAATGGCCTCTTGTCAGGAGATAAAGTGAAACCGGTCCTCATCAATTCGAACCTGCCGCTCGATGTGCTTGGGAAG ATTTGGGATCTCAGTGACATTGATAAAGATGGACATTTGGACAAAGAAGAGTTTGCAGTG GCTATGCATCTGGTGTACCGAGCCCGAGAGAAAGAACCTGTTCCTTCCATCCTACCGACCTCCATGATCCCTCCATCCAAGCGGAAGAAGAGTGCAGTTGCTCTGGCCGGCTCTGTGCCCGTCCTACCCTCCAGTCCTTTCCTTCTGAAAGAAAACCTTCGACCCACAGTGCCTCTCTCCAAGAGCCCTCTGACCATCACCTCTAATCTCTCACCATCAAACTCCTTTAGGAGCTCCAGCCCAAGTCCTAGTCCCAGCCCTGCACCTCagctg tctgTTTCAGCAAACTGGGTGGTGCCTCAGGACGACCGGGAGCAGTATGAGGAAATCTTCGAACTGGCTGACTCTGATTTCGATGGTATGGTTGGAGGAGGTGAAGTTAAGGACATCTTTATAAACTCAGGGCTGCCCCAGAGTGTCCTGGCCCACATCTG GTCACTAGCAGACACCAAAAGTGTGGGCAAATTGACCAAAGAGCAGTTCTGTCTGGCCATGTATCTTATTCATCAGAGAGTTAAAGGTGTCGAGCCCCCTCAGACCCTGAGCCCTGATATGATTCCTCCTTCAGAGAGGGGCTCTGCTGCTTCTACC GCAATCTCATCAGAAATCTCCACTCCAGTTGGTTTTGAATTGACCGGACTGTCCAATATGTCCAGA GAGGTTATCAGTGCAGTGGTGCCCGTGGAGTTGACCGGAAACAAAGAACTTGACGAAATTATCCAGGAAATTGCACAGCTTCAGAG TGAGAAACGCAGCATAGAACAAGAGATCAGGCAGAAGGAGGAGGCCCTTCGTCAGAAGAGCAGCGAAGTTCAC gGCATGCAAGTGAACTTGGAGCAAGAGAACAGCAGTGTGAAAGAACTGGAGCGACAGACGTTGGACGCTCAGAGCAGGCTGCAGGACATGGAGCAACAGAGGAGCAAACTGGAGAGTAAAGTGAACGAGGCCAAGTTCAAGGTCCAGGAGGAGAGCAGCAAG atctccTCTTTGCAGTCACAGATCATATCTCAGGAGTCAACTCAGCAGACACAGGAGAAAGACCTGAACAGAACCAAGACAGACTTGTACTGCCTGGAACAGGAGGAGAAGCAGCTGGAGGAGAACCTGTCTGTAGGAAAAGCCAAGCTAGATACCATCCTAAAACTGCTCAAAACCTCTCAAAATGAAATGGATGAG GTACGGGAAGAGATGTCACAGATCCAGGACAGCCAGAAGGAGCTGAACAAGACCATCGAGCGCTTTGACAAAGTTCTCAATGGCAGCACAATCAGTCTGGCTGAAATCGACCAGCTCCTTGCTGAAGAAGGGACCGTTCTCAACACCACCGTG GAGGACTCCTCCTTCAAGTCGAGGCTGGCCATGTTTAATAACAACGCCGCTCCGAGCTACAACGTGGATCCCTTTCAGACTGAAGACCCCTTCAAAAGCGACCCCTTCAATAAAG CCGACCCGTTCGGAGGAGATCCCTTCAAACAGAGCGACCCGTTCAGAGACCCTTTCAGCAGCTCGGATCGCTTCAGTAGAAATCCCACCAGCAAG GCCAGCCCTTTTGGAAGGCAAGGGAACGTCACGTCTGCCGGTTCGTCTAAGTTTAAAGGCTCAG ATCCCTTTGCTCCGACGGACCCTTTCGACTCTTTTGGCGGGAATGGTGGTTTCGCAGACTTTGGAAATATGTCAAAG GGATCCAGCGGGAACCCTATAGGCCGCAAACCCACCTACCCACTGCCTCCGCCCAAAAAACCTGTACCAGCCAGACCAGCACCACCTCCATATG
- the eps15l1b gene encoding epidermal growth factor receptor substrate 15-like 1 isoform X2, which produces MAALMSLTQISNGNPAYETFYRQVDPGNMGKVGAAEAAQFLKRSGLSDSTLSKIWDLSDRDGKGYLDKRGFFIALRLVASAQSGGDVSLTCLNQTMSIPAPKFRDTASPSLILPTSSGDSTWAVKFDEKVKYDSIFQSLLPINGLLSGDKVKPVLINSNLPLDVLGKIWDLSDIDKDGHLDKEEFAVAMHLVYRAREKEPVPSILPTSMIPPSKRKKSAVALAGSVPVLPSSPFLLKENLRPTVPLSKSPLTITSNLSPSNSFRSSSPSPSPSPAPQLSVSANWVVPQDDREQYEEIFELADSDFDGMVGGGEVKDIFINSGLPQSVLAHIWSLADTKSVGKLTKEQFCLAMYLIHQRVKGVEPPQTLSPDMIPPSERGSAASTAISSEISTPVGFELTGLSNMSREVISAVVPVELTGNKELDEIIQEIAQLQSEKRSIEQEIRQKEEALRQKSSEVHGMQVNLEQENSSVKELERQTLDAQSRLQDMEQQRSKLESKVNEAKFKVQEESSKISSLQSQIISQESTQQTQEKDLNRTKTDLYCLEQEEKQLEENLSVGKAKLDTILKLLKTSQNEMDEVREEMSQIQDSQKELNKTIERFDKVLNGSTISLAEIDQLLAEEGTVLNTTVEDSSFKSRLAMFNNNAAPSYNVDPFQTEDPFKSDPFNKADPFGGDPFKQSDPFRDPFSSSDRFSRNPTSKASPFGRQGNVTSAGSSKFKGSDPFAPTDPFDSFGGNGGFADFGNMSKGSSGNPIGRKPTYPLPPPKKPVPARPAPPPYGTSSAGTRRGVAAHRQTHGVPRFPKPHEDTFSSSQSSRSALTDSLALADLRAALNI; this is translated from the exons ATATCAAATGGAAACCCAGCGTATGAAACCTTCTACAGACAG GTGGACCCAGGAAACATGGGTAAAGTTGGTGCAGCTGAAGCAGCGCAGTTTTTGAAGCGGTCAGGACTTTCAGACAGTACTCTGAGCAAG ATCTGGGATTTGTCAGACCGGGACGGAAAGGGCTACTTGGACAAGCGG GGTTTCTTTATTGCGCTAAGGCTTGTGGCTTCGGCTCAGAGCGGTGGTGATGTCAGTCTGACCTGCCTGAACCAGACCATGTCAATTCCTGCTCCTAAATTC AGGGACACAGCCAGCCCTTCTCTCATACTACCAACATCTTCCGGTGACTCCACATGGGCAGTGAAG tTTGATGAAAAGGTGAAGTACGACAGCATATTCCAGAGTCTCTTGCCCATCAATGGCCTCTTGTCAGGAGATAAAGTGAAACCGGTCCTCATCAATTCGAACCTGCCGCTCGATGTGCTTGGGAAG ATTTGGGATCTCAGTGACATTGATAAAGATGGACATTTGGACAAAGAAGAGTTTGCAGTG GCTATGCATCTGGTGTACCGAGCCCGAGAGAAAGAACCTGTTCCTTCCATCCTACCGACCTCCATGATCCCTCCATCCAAGCGGAAGAAGAGTGCAGTTGCTCTGGCCGGCTCTGTGCCCGTCCTACCCTCCAGTCCTTTCCTTCTGAAAGAAAACCTTCGACCCACAGTGCCTCTCTCCAAGAGCCCTCTGACCATCACCTCTAATCTCTCACCATCAAACTCCTTTAGGAGCTCCAGCCCAAGTCCTAGTCCCAGCCCTGCACCTCagctg tctgTTTCAGCAAACTGGGTGGTGCCTCAGGACGACCGGGAGCAGTATGAGGAAATCTTCGAACTGGCTGACTCTGATTTCGATGGTATGGTTGGAGGAGGTGAAGTTAAGGACATCTTTATAAACTCAGGGCTGCCCCAGAGTGTCCTGGCCCACATCTG GTCACTAGCAGACACCAAAAGTGTGGGCAAATTGACCAAAGAGCAGTTCTGTCTGGCCATGTATCTTATTCATCAGAGAGTTAAAGGTGTCGAGCCCCCTCAGACCCTGAGCCCTGATATGATTCCTCCTTCAGAGAGGGGCTCTGCTGCTTCTACC GCAATCTCATCAGAAATCTCCACTCCAGTTGGTTTTGAATTGACCGGACTGTCCAATATGTCCAGA GAGGTTATCAGTGCAGTGGTGCCCGTGGAGTTGACCGGAAACAAAGAACTTGACGAAATTATCCAGGAAATTGCACAGCTTCAGAG TGAGAAACGCAGCATAGAACAAGAGATCAGGCAGAAGGAGGAGGCCCTTCGTCAGAAGAGCAGCGAAGTTCAC gGCATGCAAGTGAACTTGGAGCAAGAGAACAGCAGTGTGAAAGAACTGGAGCGACAGACGTTGGACGCTCAGAGCAGGCTGCAGGACATGGAGCAACAGAGGAGCAAACTGGAGAGTAAAGTGAACGAGGCCAAGTTCAAGGTCCAGGAGGAGAGCAGCAAG atctccTCTTTGCAGTCACAGATCATATCTCAGGAGTCAACTCAGCAGACACAGGAGAAAGACCTGAACAGAACCAAGACAGACTTGTACTGCCTGGAACAGGAGGAGAAGCAGCTGGAGGAGAACCTGTCTGTAGGAAAAGCCAAGCTAGATACCATCCTAAAACTGCTCAAAACCTCTCAAAATGAAATGGATGAG GTACGGGAAGAGATGTCACAGATCCAGGACAGCCAGAAGGAGCTGAACAAGACCATCGAGCGCTTTGACAAAGTTCTCAATGGCAGCACAATCAGTCTGGCTGAAATCGACCAGCTCCTTGCTGAAGAAGGGACCGTTCTCAACACCACCGTG GAGGACTCCTCCTTCAAGTCGAGGCTGGCCATGTTTAATAACAACGCCGCTCCGAGCTACAACGTGGATCCCTTTCAGACTGAAGACCCCTTCAAAAGCGACCCCTTCAATAAAG CCGACCCGTTCGGAGGAGATCCCTTCAAACAGAGCGACCCGTTCAGAGACCCTTTCAGCAGCTCGGATCGCTTCAGTAGAAATCCCACCAGCAAG GCCAGCCCTTTTGGAAGGCAAGGGAACGTCACGTCTGCCGGTTCGTCTAAGTTTAAAGGCTCAG ATCCCTTTGCTCCGACGGACCCTTTCGACTCTTTTGGCGGGAATGGTGGTTTCGCAGACTTTGGAAATATGTCAAAG GGATCCAGCGGGAACCCTATAGGCCGCAAACCCACCTACCCACTGCCTCCGCCCAAAAAACCTGTACCAGCCAGACCAGCACCACCTCCATATG
- the eps15l1b gene encoding epidermal growth factor receptor substrate 15-like 1 isoform X4: protein MAALMSLTQISNGNPAYETFYRQVDPGNMGKVGAAEAAQFLKRSGLSDSTLSKIWDLSDRDGKGYLDKRGFFIALRLVASAQSGGDVSLTCLNQTMSIPAPKFRDTASPSLILPTSSGDSTWAVKFDEKVKYDSIFQSLLPINGLLSGDKVKPVLINSNLPLDVLGKIWDLSDIDKDGHLDKEEFAVAMHLVYRAREKEPVPSILPTSMIPPSKRKKSAVALAGSVPVLPSSPFLLKENLRPTVPLSKSPLTITSNLSPSNSFRSSSPSPSPSPAPQLSVSANWVVPQDDREQYEEIFELADSDFDGMVGGGEVKDIFINSGLPQSVLAHIWSLADTKSVGKLTKEQFCLAMYLIHQRVKGVEPPQTLSPDMIPPSERGSAASTAISSEISTPVGFELTGLSNMSREVISAVVPVELTGNKELDEIIQEIAQLQSEKRSIEQEIRQKEEALRQKSSEVHGMQVNLEQENSSVKELERQTLDAQSRLQDMEQQRSKLESKVNEAKFKVQEESSKISSLQSQIISQESTQQTQEKDLNRTKTDLYCLEQEEKQLEENLSVGKAKLDTILKLLKTSQNEMDEVREEMSQIQDSQKELNKTIERFDKVLNGSTISLAEIDQLLAEEGTVLNTTVEDSSFKSRLAMFNNNAAPSYNVDPFQTEDPFKSDPFNKADPFGGDPFKQSDPFRDPFSSSDRFSRNPTSKASPFGRQGNVTSAGSSKFKGSDPFAPTDPFDSFGGNGGFADFGNMSKGSSGNPIGRKPTYPLPPPKKPVPARPAPPPYGPEHLKYGNEVEQLEWAKRESKREEERLRRLRLQEQQDLELALALSRVDMSRT, encoded by the exons ATATCAAATGGAAACCCAGCGTATGAAACCTTCTACAGACAG GTGGACCCAGGAAACATGGGTAAAGTTGGTGCAGCTGAAGCAGCGCAGTTTTTGAAGCGGTCAGGACTTTCAGACAGTACTCTGAGCAAG ATCTGGGATTTGTCAGACCGGGACGGAAAGGGCTACTTGGACAAGCGG GGTTTCTTTATTGCGCTAAGGCTTGTGGCTTCGGCTCAGAGCGGTGGTGATGTCAGTCTGACCTGCCTGAACCAGACCATGTCAATTCCTGCTCCTAAATTC AGGGACACAGCCAGCCCTTCTCTCATACTACCAACATCTTCCGGTGACTCCACATGGGCAGTGAAG tTTGATGAAAAGGTGAAGTACGACAGCATATTCCAGAGTCTCTTGCCCATCAATGGCCTCTTGTCAGGAGATAAAGTGAAACCGGTCCTCATCAATTCGAACCTGCCGCTCGATGTGCTTGGGAAG ATTTGGGATCTCAGTGACATTGATAAAGATGGACATTTGGACAAAGAAGAGTTTGCAGTG GCTATGCATCTGGTGTACCGAGCCCGAGAGAAAGAACCTGTTCCTTCCATCCTACCGACCTCCATGATCCCTCCATCCAAGCGGAAGAAGAGTGCAGTTGCTCTGGCCGGCTCTGTGCCCGTCCTACCCTCCAGTCCTTTCCTTCTGAAAGAAAACCTTCGACCCACAGTGCCTCTCTCCAAGAGCCCTCTGACCATCACCTCTAATCTCTCACCATCAAACTCCTTTAGGAGCTCCAGCCCAAGTCCTAGTCCCAGCCCTGCACCTCagctg tctgTTTCAGCAAACTGGGTGGTGCCTCAGGACGACCGGGAGCAGTATGAGGAAATCTTCGAACTGGCTGACTCTGATTTCGATGGTATGGTTGGAGGAGGTGAAGTTAAGGACATCTTTATAAACTCAGGGCTGCCCCAGAGTGTCCTGGCCCACATCTG GTCACTAGCAGACACCAAAAGTGTGGGCAAATTGACCAAAGAGCAGTTCTGTCTGGCCATGTATCTTATTCATCAGAGAGTTAAAGGTGTCGAGCCCCCTCAGACCCTGAGCCCTGATATGATTCCTCCTTCAGAGAGGGGCTCTGCTGCTTCTACC GCAATCTCATCAGAAATCTCCACTCCAGTTGGTTTTGAATTGACCGGACTGTCCAATATGTCCAGA GAGGTTATCAGTGCAGTGGTGCCCGTGGAGTTGACCGGAAACAAAGAACTTGACGAAATTATCCAGGAAATTGCACAGCTTCAGAG TGAGAAACGCAGCATAGAACAAGAGATCAGGCAGAAGGAGGAGGCCCTTCGTCAGAAGAGCAGCGAAGTTCAC gGCATGCAAGTGAACTTGGAGCAAGAGAACAGCAGTGTGAAAGAACTGGAGCGACAGACGTTGGACGCTCAGAGCAGGCTGCAGGACATGGAGCAACAGAGGAGCAAACTGGAGAGTAAAGTGAACGAGGCCAAGTTCAAGGTCCAGGAGGAGAGCAGCAAG atctccTCTTTGCAGTCACAGATCATATCTCAGGAGTCAACTCAGCAGACACAGGAGAAAGACCTGAACAGAACCAAGACAGACTTGTACTGCCTGGAACAGGAGGAGAAGCAGCTGGAGGAGAACCTGTCTGTAGGAAAAGCCAAGCTAGATACCATCCTAAAACTGCTCAAAACCTCTCAAAATGAAATGGATGAG GTACGGGAAGAGATGTCACAGATCCAGGACAGCCAGAAGGAGCTGAACAAGACCATCGAGCGCTTTGACAAAGTTCTCAATGGCAGCACAATCAGTCTGGCTGAAATCGACCAGCTCCTTGCTGAAGAAGGGACCGTTCTCAACACCACCGTG GAGGACTCCTCCTTCAAGTCGAGGCTGGCCATGTTTAATAACAACGCCGCTCCGAGCTACAACGTGGATCCCTTTCAGACTGAAGACCCCTTCAAAAGCGACCCCTTCAATAAAG CCGACCCGTTCGGAGGAGATCCCTTCAAACAGAGCGACCCGTTCAGAGACCCTTTCAGCAGCTCGGATCGCTTCAGTAGAAATCCCACCAGCAAG GCCAGCCCTTTTGGAAGGCAAGGGAACGTCACGTCTGCCGGTTCGTCTAAGTTTAAAGGCTCAG ATCCCTTTGCTCCGACGGACCCTTTCGACTCTTTTGGCGGGAATGGTGGTTTCGCAGACTTTGGAAATATGTCAAAG GGATCCAGCGGGAACCCTATAGGCCGCAAACCCACCTACCCACTGCCTCCGCCCAAAAAACCTGTACCAGCCAGACCAGCACCACCTCCATATG
- the eps15l1b gene encoding epidermal growth factor receptor substrate 15-like 1 isoform X5, with amino-acid sequence MAALMSLTQISNGNPAYETFYRQVDPGNMGKVGAAEAAQFLKRSGLSDSTLSKIWDLSDRDGKGYLDKRGFFIALRLVASAQSGGDVSLTCLNQTMSIPAPKFRDTASPSLILPTSSGDSTWAVKFDEKVKYDSIFQSLLPINGLLSGDKVKPVLINSNLPLDVLGKIWDLSDIDKDGHLDKEEFAVAMHLVYRAREKEPVPSILPTSMIPPSKRKKSAVALAGSVPVLPSSPFLLKENLRPTVPLSKSPLTITSNLSPSNSFRSSSPSPSPSPAPQLSVSANWVVPQDDREQYEEIFELADSDFDGMVGGGEVKDIFINSGLPQSVLAHIWSLADTKSVGKLTKEQFCLAMYLIHQRVKGVEPPQTLSPDMIPPSERGSAASTAISSEISTPVGFELTGLSNMSREVISAVVPVELTGNKELDEIIQEIAQLQSEKRSIEQEIRQKEEALRQKSSEVHGMQVNLEQENSSVKELERQTLDAQSRLQDMEQQRSKLESKVNEAKFKVQEESSKISSLQSQIISQESTQQTQEKDLNRTKTDLYCLEQEEKQLEENLSVGKAKLDTILKLLKTSQNEMDEVREEMSQIQDSQKELNKTIERFDKVLNGSTISLAEIDQLLAEEGTVLNTTVEDSSFKSRLAMFNNNAAPSYNVDPFQTEDPFKSDPFNKADPFGGDPFKQSDPFRDPFSSSDRFSRNPTSKASPFGRQGNVTSAGSSKFKGSDPFAPTDPFDSFGGNGGFADFGNMSKGSSGNPIGRKPTYPLPPPKKPVPARPAPPPYGTSSAGTRRGVAAHRQTHGVPRFPKPHEDTFSSSQSSRSALTDSLALADLRA; translated from the exons ATATCAAATGGAAACCCAGCGTATGAAACCTTCTACAGACAG GTGGACCCAGGAAACATGGGTAAAGTTGGTGCAGCTGAAGCAGCGCAGTTTTTGAAGCGGTCAGGACTTTCAGACAGTACTCTGAGCAAG ATCTGGGATTTGTCAGACCGGGACGGAAAGGGCTACTTGGACAAGCGG GGTTTCTTTATTGCGCTAAGGCTTGTGGCTTCGGCTCAGAGCGGTGGTGATGTCAGTCTGACCTGCCTGAACCAGACCATGTCAATTCCTGCTCCTAAATTC AGGGACACAGCCAGCCCTTCTCTCATACTACCAACATCTTCCGGTGACTCCACATGGGCAGTGAAG tTTGATGAAAAGGTGAAGTACGACAGCATATTCCAGAGTCTCTTGCCCATCAATGGCCTCTTGTCAGGAGATAAAGTGAAACCGGTCCTCATCAATTCGAACCTGCCGCTCGATGTGCTTGGGAAG ATTTGGGATCTCAGTGACATTGATAAAGATGGACATTTGGACAAAGAAGAGTTTGCAGTG GCTATGCATCTGGTGTACCGAGCCCGAGAGAAAGAACCTGTTCCTTCCATCCTACCGACCTCCATGATCCCTCCATCCAAGCGGAAGAAGAGTGCAGTTGCTCTGGCCGGCTCTGTGCCCGTCCTACCCTCCAGTCCTTTCCTTCTGAAAGAAAACCTTCGACCCACAGTGCCTCTCTCCAAGAGCCCTCTGACCATCACCTCTAATCTCTCACCATCAAACTCCTTTAGGAGCTCCAGCCCAAGTCCTAGTCCCAGCCCTGCACCTCagctg tctgTTTCAGCAAACTGGGTGGTGCCTCAGGACGACCGGGAGCAGTATGAGGAAATCTTCGAACTGGCTGACTCTGATTTCGATGGTATGGTTGGAGGAGGTGAAGTTAAGGACATCTTTATAAACTCAGGGCTGCCCCAGAGTGTCCTGGCCCACATCTG GTCACTAGCAGACACCAAAAGTGTGGGCAAATTGACCAAAGAGCAGTTCTGTCTGGCCATGTATCTTATTCATCAGAGAGTTAAAGGTGTCGAGCCCCCTCAGACCCTGAGCCCTGATATGATTCCTCCTTCAGAGAGGGGCTCTGCTGCTTCTACC GCAATCTCATCAGAAATCTCCACTCCAGTTGGTTTTGAATTGACCGGACTGTCCAATATGTCCAGA GAGGTTATCAGTGCAGTGGTGCCCGTGGAGTTGACCGGAAACAAAGAACTTGACGAAATTATCCAGGAAATTGCACAGCTTCAGAG TGAGAAACGCAGCATAGAACAAGAGATCAGGCAGAAGGAGGAGGCCCTTCGTCAGAAGAGCAGCGAAGTTCAC gGCATGCAAGTGAACTTGGAGCAAGAGAACAGCAGTGTGAAAGAACTGGAGCGACAGACGTTGGACGCTCAGAGCAGGCTGCAGGACATGGAGCAACAGAGGAGCAAACTGGAGAGTAAAGTGAACGAGGCCAAGTTCAAGGTCCAGGAGGAGAGCAGCAAG atctccTCTTTGCAGTCACAGATCATATCTCAGGAGTCAACTCAGCAGACACAGGAGAAAGACCTGAACAGAACCAAGACAGACTTGTACTGCCTGGAACAGGAGGAGAAGCAGCTGGAGGAGAACCTGTCTGTAGGAAAAGCCAAGCTAGATACCATCCTAAAACTGCTCAAAACCTCTCAAAATGAAATGGATGAG GTACGGGAAGAGATGTCACAGATCCAGGACAGCCAGAAGGAGCTGAACAAGACCATCGAGCGCTTTGACAAAGTTCTCAATGGCAGCACAATCAGTCTGGCTGAAATCGACCAGCTCCTTGCTGAAGAAGGGACCGTTCTCAACACCACCGTG GAGGACTCCTCCTTCAAGTCGAGGCTGGCCATGTTTAATAACAACGCCGCTCCGAGCTACAACGTGGATCCCTTTCAGACTGAAGACCCCTTCAAAAGCGACCCCTTCAATAAAG CCGACCCGTTCGGAGGAGATCCCTTCAAACAGAGCGACCCGTTCAGAGACCCTTTCAGCAGCTCGGATCGCTTCAGTAGAAATCCCACCAGCAAG GCCAGCCCTTTTGGAAGGCAAGGGAACGTCACGTCTGCCGGTTCGTCTAAGTTTAAAGGCTCAG ATCCCTTTGCTCCGACGGACCCTTTCGACTCTTTTGGCGGGAATGGTGGTTTCGCAGACTTTGGAAATATGTCAAAG GGATCCAGCGGGAACCCTATAGGCCGCAAACCCACCTACCCACTGCCTCCGCCCAAAAAACCTGTACCAGCCAGACCAGCACCACCTCCATATG